One segment of Rhodothermales bacterium DNA contains the following:
- a CDS encoding glycosyltransferase family 1 protein, translating into MSRPRKRIALFTGAYNHIADGVSLTLNRLVGYLLDHGAEVLVFAPTGETPALAHAGRMEALPSVAMPGRPEYRISLGLSTDNRSVLDEFDPTIVHIATPDIGGLQALAWAERRGLPVVASYHTHFSSYLNFYRMAGLERMMWAYLRWFYGHCSHVYVPTSSMADVLVSHGIRNGLELWPRGVDTELFHPGRRSAEFRRKHGFQDTDVVVSFISRLVIEKGLDVYADTVAALRDEGCPVRALVVGDGPACDMLRERLPRAVFAGHLRGPELATAYASSDVFLFPSETETFGNVTLEAMASGIPTVCANATGSKSLVVDGVTGFLVEPRDSEGFTTALRTLVMDAGRRQAMGEAAHAEALTYTWPLILGRINAFYDSVLP; encoded by the coding sequence ATGAGCCGGCCACGCAAACGCATCGCCCTGTTCACCGGGGCATACAACCACATTGCCGACGGGGTCAGCCTGACGTTGAACCGGCTGGTGGGCTATCTCCTGGATCACGGAGCGGAGGTCCTGGTGTTCGCTCCGACGGGTGAAACGCCAGCCCTTGCCCATGCGGGCCGGATGGAAGCGCTGCCGTCCGTGGCCATGCCCGGCCGGCCGGAGTACCGCATTTCCCTGGGGCTGTCAACAGACAACCGCAGTGTGCTGGACGAATTCGACCCGACCATCGTGCATATTGCCACACCGGACATCGGTGGCCTGCAGGCGCTCGCGTGGGCTGAACGGCGCGGGTTGCCGGTCGTCGCATCGTACCATACCCATTTCAGCTCGTATCTCAACTTTTACCGGATGGCCGGATTGGAGCGGATGATGTGGGCCTATTTGCGGTGGTTCTACGGGCATTGCAGCCACGTCTATGTACCTACGTCCTCCATGGCCGATGTCCTGGTATCGCACGGCATCCGAAATGGCCTCGAACTGTGGCCGCGGGGCGTGGATACGGAGCTGTTCCATCCGGGCCGCCGATCGGCGGAGTTCCGCCGCAAACATGGCTTCCAGGACACCGATGTCGTCGTCAGCTTCATCAGTCGGCTGGTCATCGAGAAGGGACTGGATGTCTATGCGGATACGGTAGCGGCCCTGCGCGACGAAGGATGTCCGGTGCGGGCCCTGGTCGTGGGTGACGGTCCAGCGTGTGACATGCTGCGTGAGCGCCTGCCCCGTGCGGTTTTTGCCGGACACCTGCGCGGACCGGAGCTCGCTACGGCTTACGCCTCCTCCGACGTCTTCCTGTTTCCCTCTGAAACCGAGACCTTCGGCAATGTCACCCTCGAAGCCATGGCATCGGGCATTCCGACCGTGTGCGCCAATGCGACGGGCAGCAAGTCGTTGGTGGTGGACGGCGTGACCGGTTTCCTGGTGGAGCCGCGCGACAGCGAGGGCTTCACGACCGCGCTGCGTACGCTGGTCATGGATGCCGGGCGCCGTCAGGCCATGGGCGAGGCCGCCCATGCCGAGGCGCTTACCTATACCTGGCCGTTGATCCTGGGTCGGATCAATGCCTTCTACGATTCGGTGTTGCCATGA
- a CDS encoding glycosyltransferase family 4 protein, which produces MNILFVTHSFPPPDRPLDNVGGMQRVAFELDAALRRQVARGDASFSYETRALVSSWRWVHVKVVPFLFGTWRLLARQIRRRDVDVVVFSSMVTAALAVPLSGLLRKHGVATAAIVHGQDVTKPVRAWQGLVSRVFEAVDVVMPVSGATGEACVERGLPPEKVAVVHNGVDLDRFNAVLDRLAARGTRISADRARLNESSAESTDASPLLLCSVGRQVKRKGFAWFIRNVMPALPPHVHYWLGGDGPEHDDIQAAIRETGLEARVRLLGRLDEDELIDLYRCSDLFIMPNIPVPGDMEGFGIVMLEAGLSGLPTVAARLEGIREVITPGENGYFVESGDAAGFADRISALDADRSALADLSERTVGHVRSTFGWDAVAGNYLAVLSRVSNH; this is translated from the coding sequence ATGAACATTCTGTTCGTCACCCACTCGTTTCCGCCTCCCGACCGCCCGCTGGACAATGTGGGCGGCATGCAACGCGTGGCGTTTGAGCTGGATGCGGCCCTCCGCCGGCAGGTTGCACGTGGCGACGCCTCCTTTTCCTACGAAACCCGCGCGCTGGTGAGTTCCTGGCGGTGGGTCCACGTAAAGGTGGTCCCGTTCCTTTTCGGCACATGGCGGTTGCTGGCCCGGCAGATCCGCCGGCGTGACGTGGACGTGGTCGTGTTCTCGAGCATGGTCACGGCCGCACTGGCCGTACCTCTTTCAGGACTTCTCCGGAAGCACGGCGTGGCCACAGCGGCCATTGTCCATGGCCAGGATGTCACAAAGCCTGTCCGCGCCTGGCAGGGCCTGGTGTCCCGGGTCTTCGAGGCGGTCGATGTGGTCATGCCTGTCAGCGGAGCCACCGGCGAGGCCTGTGTGGAACGCGGGTTGCCCCCGGAAAAGGTTGCCGTGGTCCACAACGGGGTGGACCTGGACCGGTTCAATGCCGTGCTGGACCGGTTGGCCGCGCGCGGCACACGGATTTCCGCGGACCGGGCCCGATTGAATGAATCCAGCGCGGAATCCACCGACGCCTCTCCCCTCCTCCTGTGCAGCGTCGGCCGGCAGGTGAAGCGCAAGGGGTTTGCGTGGTTCATCCGGAACGTCATGCCGGCCTTGCCTCCCCATGTCCACTATTGGCTCGGGGGCGATGGACCGGAGCACGACGACATCCAGGCCGCCATCCGCGAAACCGGACTCGAAGCGCGGGTTCGCCTGCTGGGCCGGCTCGACGAGGACGAACTCATTGATCTGTACCGTTGCAGCGATCTGTTCATCATGCCGAACATCCCGGTTCCGGGCGACATGGAAGGATTCGGCATTGTCATGCTGGAGGCCGGCCTGTCCGGACTGCCGACCGTGGCCGCACGCCTGGAAGGCATCCGGGAAGTGATCACACCCGGAGAGAACGGGTACTTCGTGGAATCCGGGGACGCCGCTGGATTCGCCGATCGTATTTCGGCGCTCGACGCCGATCGATCTGCGCTCGCCGATCTCTCGGAACGAACCGTTGGACACGTCCGGTCCACCTTCGGTTGGGATGCCGTGGCCGGAAACTACCTCGCCGTACTCTCCCGCGTCTCCAACCACTGA
- a CDS encoding MMPL family transporter, with protein sequence MSQPSRLLMDRLFHALRPFIRGVVRFAPFVLILSVGLTFLGVRASMKLSIDTDLANLIPDDYPSAVALQRLRDTVGGESEAAIGIQSPSFAANKAFAEDLIERVLVMSGPGYDEPFFQRVEYRKDVTFLKNNALYFATPAELDMLETWLGDRIEEAKLEANPFYFDLEDDEDMEAEPDSVGEELQAIYNEIVSREYPVSEDSTTMVLRFFPVEASSNIAFIRDAYNGLDRIIAELDPASYHPDMAVTTAGRLMRQMIEIETIQKDVLGSFGSGAGAVLLMVVLYFLYKSYTARVGHHWSARTLATQILRMPIMALAIGLPLAMSLSWTFGIAWLAYDELNLMTSTLGLVLFGLGIDFGIHFYARYTEERALGNSVVDAAEQTFATTGQAITIGALTTALALYVLVVADFKGFSQFGFMAGTGIIFALVAMLVVLPAMLTVFERLRLLNMDARNPDKPAVAASRAPYPAYRTVLVLSLLAVVASLVLSGRVGFEYRFGELEPSYEEYEARREIIREVYNDRRQRNPAYVVVDHPDEVPRVVAAVNERMRVDTLSPTISRVESLQDRFPMTPEAQAVRLARLATIREMLADPFIEDEASDDVDRLNAAAQTRAPIALEDVPEFLRKQFTSKTGELGNFVIIYPSVGLSDGRQSIAFAEDVGTLVGEDGTTWHAGSTSLVAADMLLLMRGEAPWMVLATFLIVLLLMYVNFGSVRWTLLAVLPLVVGVLWMLLIMELMRAQLNFYNLIVLPAVLGIGNDAGVHLVHRYRELGPGSIRAMLRSTGEHVAMGSLTTMVGFAGLLLSFHPGLSSIGQLAVIGIGATLAAALFFLPALLQWLETRESTAR encoded by the coding sequence ATGAGTCAACCGAGCCGCCTTTTGATGGATCGCCTGTTCCACGCGCTCCGTCCATTCATCAGGGGGGTCGTCCGGTTTGCACCGTTCGTGCTCATCCTTTCCGTCGGGTTGACGTTCCTGGGTGTCCGCGCATCCATGAAGCTGTCCATCGATACGGATCTGGCCAACCTCATTCCGGATGACTATCCGAGCGCGGTGGCCCTGCAACGCCTGAGGGATACCGTGGGCGGCGAGAGCGAAGCGGCCATCGGCATCCAGAGTCCGTCCTTCGCGGCCAACAAGGCGTTCGCAGAGGATTTGATTGAGCGCGTACTCGTCATGAGCGGACCCGGGTACGACGAGCCGTTCTTCCAGCGGGTGGAGTACCGTAAAGACGTCACGTTCCTGAAGAACAACGCGCTGTATTTCGCGACGCCGGCCGAGCTGGACATGCTCGAAACATGGCTCGGTGACCGGATTGAGGAGGCCAAACTGGAGGCCAATCCCTTCTACTTCGACCTGGAAGACGATGAAGACATGGAGGCGGAGCCGGATTCCGTGGGCGAGGAGCTGCAGGCCATCTACAACGAGATCGTGTCGCGGGAATACCCGGTTTCAGAAGACAGTACAACCATGGTGCTGCGGTTCTTTCCGGTCGAGGCCTCCTCAAACATCGCTTTCATCCGGGACGCCTACAACGGACTGGACCGCATAATAGCCGAACTGGATCCGGCATCGTACCACCCGGACATGGCTGTGACCACGGCGGGCCGGCTCATGCGGCAGATGATCGAGATCGAGACCATCCAGAAGGACGTCCTGGGTTCGTTCGGATCGGGGGCCGGGGCCGTCCTCCTGATGGTTGTCCTGTATTTCCTGTACAAGTCCTATACAGCGCGGGTGGGCCATCACTGGTCCGCCCGGACGCTGGCCACCCAAATCCTCCGAATGCCCATCATGGCGCTGGCCATCGGCTTGCCGTTGGCCATGAGCCTGTCCTGGACGTTTGGCATTGCCTGGCTGGCGTACGATGAATTGAACTTGATGACCTCCACGTTGGGGCTCGTGCTGTTCGGCCTCGGCATCGACTTCGGAATCCACTTCTATGCGCGGTACACCGAGGAACGGGCGCTCGGGAATTCCGTGGTGGATGCCGCGGAGCAGACGTTCGCCACGACGGGCCAGGCCATCACCATCGGTGCCTTGACGACTGCGCTGGCGCTGTACGTCCTGGTCGTTGCCGACTTCAAGGGATTCTCCCAGTTCGGATTCATGGCGGGCACCGGAATCATTTTCGCGCTCGTGGCCATGCTGGTGGTGCTGCCGGCCATGTTGACCGTGTTCGAACGCTTGCGGCTGCTCAACATGGATGCGCGCAATCCCGACAAACCGGCCGTTGCCGCGTCGCGTGCGCCGTATCCCGCGTACCGGACCGTGCTGGTGCTGAGCCTGCTGGCCGTCGTGGCCTCGCTCGTGCTTTCCGGACGGGTCGGATTCGAGTACCGCTTCGGTGAACTGGAGCCGAGCTACGAGGAATACGAGGCCCGACGGGAAATCATCCGCGAAGTCTACAACGATCGTCGCCAGCGCAATCCGGCGTATGTCGTCGTGGACCACCCCGATGAGGTACCGCGTGTCGTGGCGGCCGTGAACGAGCGCATGCGCGTGGATACCCTGTCGCCCACCATCAGCCGCGTGGAATCCCTCCAGGACCGGTTTCCGATGACACCCGAGGCACAGGCCGTACGACTGGCCCGGCTGGCAACCATCCGGGAAATGCTGGCCGATCCGTTCATCGAGGACGAGGCGTCGGACGACGTGGACAGATTGAATGCCGCGGCCCAGACGCGTGCGCCCATCGCGCTCGAGGACGTTCCGGAATTCCTGCGCAAGCAGTTCACGTCGAAAACCGGTGAACTGGGGAATTTCGTCATCATCTATCCGTCGGTGGGTCTGTCCGACGGCCGTCAGTCGATTGCCTTCGCCGAGGACGTGGGTACGCTGGTGGGTGAAGACGGCACCACGTGGCATGCCGGGTCCACCTCCCTCGTGGCGGCCGACATGTTGCTGCTCATGCGCGGCGAGGCCCCGTGGATGGTTCTGGCCACCTTCCTGATCGTACTGCTGCTCATGTACGTCAACTTCGGGTCGGTCCGATGGACGTTGTTGGCCGTGCTGCCCCTGGTAGTCGGGGTGCTGTGGATGCTGCTCATCATGGAGTTGATGCGTGCCCAGCTGAACTTCTACAACCTGATCGTGCTGCCCGCGGTGCTGGGCATAGGTAACGATGCGGGCGTGCATCTGGTGCACCGATACCGGGAGTTGGGACCCGGGTCCATCCGGGCCATGCTGCGGTCCACCGGAGAACACGTGGCCATGGGATCACTGACCACCATGGTCGGATTCGCCGGGCTGCTCCTGAGTTTCCACCCGGGCCTGTCGTCCATCGGACAGCTGGCCGTCATCGGAATCGGGGCCACGTTGGCCGCGGCCCTGTTTTTCCTGCCGGCCCTGCTTCAGTGGTTGGAGACGCGGGAGAGTACGGCGAGGTAG
- a CDS encoding DUF3047 domain-containing protein: MPLLRILLIGLMLPVWPGAAQGQANRPDARMLDDFESYETGGLPVRWSYLHDRTLQPLTEAFMRENERFTVVQDGRNRVLRVYTKGEAVHLTLLNEQPHMDWDLTTHPVLAWDWRANKLPPGAREDNESLNDSAAGIYVVFSFEGFIVKRPKTIKYVYSSALPEGTVVSYGKLKVIVVSSSTMGEWQRVERNVVEDYRAVFGDEPPERPISIRLWGDSDNTGSEAEADFDNIRLKRETP; encoded by the coding sequence ATGCCCCTGCTCCGAATCCTGCTGATTGGCCTGATGTTGCCTGTATGGCCCGGTGCCGCGCAGGGTCAAGCCAATCGCCCCGATGCCCGGATGTTGGACGATTTCGAATCGTACGAAACGGGCGGCCTGCCGGTACGCTGGAGCTACCTGCACGACCGGACCCTGCAGCCCCTGACCGAAGCCTTCATGCGGGAAAACGAACGCTTCACGGTCGTCCAGGATGGACGCAACCGGGTGTTGCGCGTGTACACGAAGGGTGAAGCGGTCCATTTGACCCTGCTGAACGAGCAGCCCCACATGGATTGGGACCTGACCACGCATCCCGTGCTGGCGTGGGACTGGCGGGCCAACAAACTGCCCCCCGGCGCTCGCGAGGACAATGAAAGCCTGAACGATTCCGCGGCAGGCATCTATGTCGTGTTTTCGTTTGAAGGCTTCATTGTAAAGCGCCCGAAGACCATCAAATATGTCTATTCGAGTGCCTTGCCCGAGGGAACGGTCGTGTCCTACGGCAAACTGAAGGTGATTGTGGTGTCTTCCTCGACCATGGGCGAATGGCAGCGGGTCGAGCGGAATGTGGTTGAAGATTACCGGGCGGTGTTCGGCGACGAGCCTCCGGAGCGACCCATCTCCATCCGTCTGTGGGGCGACTCCGACAATACCGGCAGCGAAGCCGAAGCCGATTTTGACAACATCCGATTGAAGCGCGAGACCCCATGA
- a CDS encoding MaoC family dehydratase, with protein sequence MNPNTYEALEVGQSYTTTRHLSAKDVQIYADLTGDDNPIHINAEYAAGTRFGQPIVHGTFLLGIISKALGRDFPGPGSVAVSISCRFLRPVPVDSEITVEVRVAEKIEKYRHIRMKVYIYRDKKTVLGGEAVLIPPGEGAL encoded by the coding sequence ATGAACCCGAATACCTACGAAGCCCTCGAAGTCGGACAGTCGTACACCACGACGCGTCACTTGTCCGCCAAGGATGTACAGATCTACGCCGACTTGACGGGCGACGACAATCCCATCCATATCAACGCCGAGTACGCGGCCGGAACCCGTTTCGGTCAGCCCATTGTGCACGGTACCTTCCTGCTCGGCATCATATCGAAGGCACTTGGACGTGATTTTCCGGGTCCGGGCAGTGTGGCGGTATCCATATCGTGCCGGTTCCTTCGGCCCGTTCCCGTGGACTCCGAGATCACCGTGGAAGTCCGCGTGGCCGAGAAAATCGAGAAGTACCGGCACATCCGGATGAAGGTGTACATCTACCGCGACAAGAAGACGGTGCTCGGCGGTGAGGCGGTCCTCATCCCGCCCGGCGAAGGCGCCCTATAA
- a CDS encoding M48 family metalloprotease, with protein MYMRSIYPLLLVAVLVLEGCAVSTSPVTGNRRAYAYTWQEEIAIGRDADPQIVAQFGEYDDPDMARYVDSLGQALLEVSHLRRPGADPEWATTPFTFRVLDSPVVNAFALPGGFVYVTRGLMAHLENEAQLAVVLGHEIGHVAGRHGSKRAMNQMFGQAALLAGAVGGQALFGGNAAENVLNLGSGATQLLFLSYGRDDERESDDLGVEYASFLGYDASEGSEFFRTLRRLGEQAGQDLPSFLSTHPDPGEREQTIQRMAGEWAATMPTNKIVREPYLRRVDGVVWGEDPRQGFSRDGWFHHPQLAFQFPVPSGFQVINQPTQVVMIPESQEAYLVMTIESEHASARAASDAFRQQQGLTVVQAGLGQTNGLSGWVVVANATQENGQVLGIRAHFIDHGGRVYRFIGVTTQQQYPAYESIFAQSTNNFRPLTDPAILNIQPNRMQLATVRQPGAFRNVVPATLPPGTTAETMAIINQLNLDSMVSAGRLYKSLK; from the coding sequence ATGTATATGCGCTCCATCTACCCACTGCTGCTCGTTGCCGTCCTTGTTCTGGAGGGATGTGCCGTTTCCACGAGCCCCGTCACCGGAAACCGTCGCGCCTACGCCTATACCTGGCAGGAGGAAATCGCCATCGGCCGGGACGCCGATCCGCAGATCGTGGCTCAATTCGGCGAGTATGACGACCCGGACATGGCCCGATACGTGGACTCGCTGGGCCAGGCCCTGCTGGAAGTCAGCCACCTTCGCCGCCCCGGGGCCGACCCGGAGTGGGCCACGACGCCGTTCACGTTCCGCGTCCTGGATTCCCCGGTCGTGAATGCGTTCGCACTTCCGGGCGGGTTCGTGTATGTGACGCGAGGCTTGATGGCGCATCTGGAGAACGAGGCGCAGCTGGCCGTCGTGTTGGGGCACGAAATCGGGCACGTGGCGGGGCGTCATGGATCCAAACGGGCCATGAACCAGATGTTCGGGCAGGCCGCCCTGTTGGCCGGTGCCGTCGGTGGCCAGGCCCTGTTCGGCGGAAACGCCGCTGAAAACGTGCTCAACCTGGGAAGCGGTGCCACGCAATTGCTGTTCCTGTCCTATGGCCGGGACGACGAGCGGGAATCGGATGACCTGGGCGTTGAATATGCCAGCTTCCTCGGCTACGATGCATCGGAAGGATCCGAGTTCTTCCGTACACTCCGTCGGCTCGGCGAGCAGGCCGGTCAGGATCTCCCCAGCTTCCTGTCCACGCACCCCGATCCGGGTGAGCGCGAGCAGACCATCCAGCGGATGGCCGGGGAATGGGCCGCCACCATGCCGACGAACAAGATTGTGCGCGAGCCCTACCTCCGCCGAGTGGACGGGGTCGTCTGGGGTGAGGATCCGCGTCAGGGGTTCTCCCGGGACGGGTGGTTCCATCATCCGCAGTTGGCCTTCCAGTTTCCGGTACCGTCCGGCTTCCAGGTCATCAACCAACCCACGCAGGTGGTCATGATCCCCGAGAGCCAGGAGGCCTATCTCGTCATGACCATCGAGTCGGAGCATGCCTCCGCACGGGCGGCGTCCGATGCATTTCGCCAGCAGCAGGGCCTGACGGTCGTGCAGGCGGGCCTCGGACAGACGAATGGACTGTCGGGCTGGGTCGTGGTGGCCAATGCCACACAGGAAAACGGCCAGGTGTTGGGCATCCGCGCCCACTTCATTGACCATGGGGGGCGGGTCTACCGGTTCATCGGCGTGACCACGCAGCAGCAGTATCCGGCGTATGAATCGATCTTCGCGCAGTCCACGAACAATTTTCGGCCGCTGACCGACCCCGCCATCCTGAACATCCAGCCGAACCGGATGCAGTTGGCCACGGTGCGTCAGCCGGGAGCGTTCCGGAACGTGGTCCCGGCCACATTGCCACCGGGTACGACGGCTGAGACCATGGCCATCATCAACCAGTTGAACCTGGATTCGATGGTATCGGCCGGACGGCTCTACAAATCCCTGAAATGA
- a CDS encoding DNA replication/repair protein RecF, producing the protein MQINEIRLNGFRAHTSTTVPFREGINLLVGPNGAGKTNVLEAVHVACLSRSFLTHNDRYVLQRGAGHYEVEGRFTSDAGKEVRVRVAYQPDGGKRVQVNGAPLERLTDLVGRVPVVVFAPDDQRITAEGPDERRRFLDSLLCQSSATYLENLVAYRRILKQRNELLLSGRRRRQAADADMLHAWTEELIKYGVPVVHARLRFVAAFNRHLETAYGRIAEVAERPSMAYAPFPGLGSGEAEKEFRAEQEGAAGQVEQAFREALERNAQAERQRGSTQAGPHRDELDMLLDGHLVRRYGSQGQHRTFGMALKLAQYDYLHEALDERPVLLLDDVFDNLDPGRIRAFLNILQSDAVGQSITTAARREIVHDHFPGGPCTTMTVESEGRVGPPVSMP; encoded by the coding sequence ATGCAGATCAATGAAATCAGGCTGAACGGCTTTCGTGCGCACACGTCCACGACGGTCCCCTTCCGGGAGGGCATAAACCTCCTGGTGGGGCCCAACGGGGCCGGGAAGACGAATGTGCTCGAAGCCGTTCATGTGGCCTGCCTGAGCCGGAGCTTTCTGACGCACAATGACCGGTACGTCCTGCAGCGGGGGGCCGGCCACTACGAAGTGGAGGGGCGGTTCACATCCGATGCCGGAAAGGAAGTGCGGGTGCGCGTGGCGTATCAGCCGGATGGCGGCAAGCGGGTACAGGTGAACGGGGCGCCGCTCGAGCGGCTCACGGATCTTGTTGGACGGGTACCGGTCGTTGTGTTCGCGCCGGACGATCAGCGAATTACGGCCGAGGGGCCGGACGAGCGGCGCCGCTTCCTCGACTCGCTGCTCTGCCAATCCAGCGCGACGTATCTGGAAAACCTGGTGGCGTATCGTCGTATACTCAAGCAGCGCAACGAGTTGTTGTTGAGCGGCAGGCGGCGCAGGCAGGCGGCCGACGCTGACATGCTGCATGCGTGGACGGAAGAGCTCATCAAATACGGGGTTCCGGTGGTGCACGCCCGACTCCGGTTCGTGGCGGCGTTCAATCGTCACCTCGAGACGGCGTATGGTCGGATAGCGGAGGTCGCCGAGCGGCCGTCCATGGCCTATGCTCCGTTTCCGGGTCTGGGCAGCGGGGAAGCGGAGAAGGAATTCCGGGCGGAGCAGGAAGGGGCTGCGGGACAGGTGGAGCAAGCTTTCCGGGAGGCGCTGGAGCGGAACGCACAGGCCGAGCGACAGCGCGGGTCCACGCAGGCCGGTCCACACCGGGACGAACTGGACATGCTGCTGGACGGGCATCTGGTGCGGCGGTACGGCTCGCAGGGGCAGCACCGGACGTTCGGCATGGCGCTCAAGCTGGCGCAGTACGATTACCTGCACGAGGCCCTGGATGAGCGGCCGGTCCTGTTGCTGGACGACGTGTTCGACAACCTCGATCCGGGCCGTATACGGGCTTTTTTGAACATTTTGCAGTCCGATGCCGTTGGACAGAGCATTACTACGGCAGCGCGACGCGAAATCGTTCACGACCACTTTCCCGGAGGGCCCTGCACGACCATGACAGTGGAGTCGGAAGGGCGCGTCGGGCCGCCGGTTTCAATGCCCTGA
- the katG gene encoding catalase/peroxidase HPI, giving the protein MSGNTGGNTGNNSGSNTGGNGGCPVTGGMATHRFSGTTNKDWWPNQLNLRILHQNTSEGNPLGASFDYAEAFKKLDLDAVKKDLHALMTDSQPWWPADYGHYGGLFIRMAWHSAGTYRTGDGRGGSGSGSQRFAPLNSWPDNGNLDKARRLLWPIKQKYGNALSWADLLILAGNVALESMGLKTFGFAGGREDIWEPEEDIYWGKESEWLGDKRYSGERDLDNPLAAVQMGLIYVNPEGPNGEPDPVKSGQDIRETFKRMAMDDYETVALTAGGHTFGKTHGAGDVKHVGPEPEAAPLEAQGFGWLSTYGSGKGRDAITSGLEGAWTPTPTKWDMTYFDVLFGYDWELTKSPAGAHQWQPIGLKEEDMAPDPEDPTKKVPIMMSTADMAMKMDPAYEKISRHFHKNPEEFADAFARAWFKLTHRDMGPKSRYLGPDVPSEDLIWQDPIPAPTGAPLGAQAIADLKKRILASGLTIRELVYTAWSSASTFRGSDKRGGANGARIRLQPQVDWEANQPDQLKRVLTLLEGIRSEVPAISMADLIVLGGCAAVEEAARKAGFDVEVPFTPGRTDATAEQTDVESFDVLEPLADGFRNYEKAAYTVRAEELLVDKAQLLTLTAPEMTVLVGGMRALGANHGGREHGVFTSRPGTLTNDFFVNLLDMGTVWTPTSEGAREFEGRDRQTGAVKWKGTRVDLVFGSNSQLRALAEVYAQADAGEKFVRDFVAAWAKVMDADRFDVPS; this is encoded by the coding sequence ATGAGTGGAAATACAGGTGGAAATACAGGCAACAATTCAGGCAGCAACACAGGTGGAAACGGTGGATGCCCGGTGACGGGCGGCATGGCGACGCATCGGTTCAGCGGAACCACCAACAAGGATTGGTGGCCGAACCAACTGAATCTCAGAATCCTGCATCAGAACACGTCTGAGGGGAACCCGCTCGGAGCATCATTCGACTATGCCGAGGCATTCAAGAAGCTCGACCTGGACGCCGTCAAGAAGGACCTGCATGCGCTCATGACGGATTCGCAGCCCTGGTGGCCGGCCGACTACGGGCACTATGGCGGGCTGTTCATCCGCATGGCGTGGCACAGCGCCGGTACCTACCGGACGGGGGATGGCCGCGGTGGCAGCGGTTCGGGATCGCAGCGGTTCGCGCCCTTGAACAGCTGGCCGGACAACGGCAACCTGGACAAGGCCCGGCGCTTGCTGTGGCCCATCAAACAGAAGTACGGCAACGCCCTTTCCTGGGCCGATCTGCTCATCCTGGCCGGCAATGTCGCGCTGGAGTCCATGGGGCTGAAGACCTTCGGTTTCGCCGGCGGACGCGAGGACATCTGGGAGCCCGAGGAAGACATTTACTGGGGCAAGGAGAGTGAGTGGCTGGGCGACAAACGCTACAGCGGCGAGCGCGACCTGGATAACCCGCTGGCCGCGGTCCAGATGGGGCTCATCTACGTCAACCCGGAAGGCCCGAACGGGGAGCCTGACCCGGTGAAATCCGGCCAGGACATCCGCGAGACGTTCAAGCGGATGGCCATGGATGATTACGAAACGGTGGCCCTGACGGCGGGTGGTCACACGTTCGGGAAGACCCACGGCGCCGGCGACGTGAAGCACGTCGGACCGGAGCCCGAGGCCGCCCCCCTGGAAGCCCAGGGCTTCGGCTGGCTGAGCACGTACGGCAGCGGAAAAGGCCGGGATGCCATTACCAGTGGCCTGGAAGGTGCCTGGACCCCGACACCGACGAAGTGGGACATGACCTATTTCGATGTGCTCTTCGGGTATGACTGGGAGCTCACGAAGAGCCCGGCCGGCGCCCATCAGTGGCAGCCGATCGGTCTGAAGGAAGAGGACATGGCACCCGACCCCGAGGATCCCACCAAGAAGGTGCCCATCATGATGTCCACGGCCGACATGGCCATGAAGATGGATCCGGCCTACGAAAAGATCTCGCGCCACTTCCACAAGAACCCCGAGGAATTCGCCGATGCATTCGCGCGGGCCTGGTTCAAGCTGACGCACCGGGACATGGGACCGAAGTCCCGTTACCTGGGCCCCGATGTCCCGTCCGAGGATCTGATCTGGCAGGACCCGATTCCGGCACCGACCGGTGCGCCCCTGGGCGCCCAGGCGATTGCCGACTTGAAGAAGAGAATCCTGGCCTCCGGTCTCACGATCCGTGAATTGGTCTACACCGCCTGGTCGTCGGCCTCTACCTTCCGGGGTTCGGACAAGCGCGGCGGAGCCAATGGCGCCCGTATCCGCCTGCAGCCGCAGGTGGATTGGGAGGCCAACCAACCCGATCAACTGAAGCGGGTGCTGACCCTGCTGGAGGGGATTCGCTCTGAAGTCCCGGCGATCTCGATGGCCGATCTGATTGTGCTCGGTGGATGCGCCGCGGTGGAAGAAGCCGCCCGGAAGGCCGGGTTCGACGTGGAGGTCCCGTTCACACCGGGCCGGACCGACGCCACGGCCGAGCAGACGGACGTGGAGTCGTTCGACGTCCTGGAGCCCCTGGCCGATGGATTCCGGAACTATGAGAAGGCCGCCTACACGGTCCGCGCGGAGGAGCTGCTGGTGGACAAGGCCCAGCTCCTGACGCTGACGGCCCCGGAAATGACGGTCCTCGTGGGCGGTATGCGGGCGCTCGGCGCCAATCATGGCGGCCGCGAGCACGGGGTATTCACGTCGCGACCGGGTACGCTCACCAACGACTTCTTTGTCAACCTGCTGGACATGGGTACGGTCTGGACCCCCACGTCTGAGGGCGCCCGCGAGTTCGAGGGTCGGGATCGGCAGACCGGCGCCGTGAAATGGAAGGGCACGCGGGTTGACCTGGTGTTCGGTTCCAATTCGCAGCTGCGGGCCCTGGCCGAAGTCTATGCCCAGGCGGATGCCGGAGAGAAGTTCGTCCGGGATTTCGTGGCGGCTTGGGCCAAGGTGATGGACGCGGACCGATTTGATGTCCCCTCATGA